The Lutra lutra chromosome 16, mLutLut1.2, whole genome shotgun sequence genome segment TTCATGTGCAAGTTTGggtgtggatatatgttttcagttctcttggatatatatttttgtcaGTAAGTTGCTGGGTCAACTACCaagctgttttccacagcagctgcaccagctATCAGCGAGTcccaatttctctgcatcctcaccaacacttgttattttcctttttttttttttttaaatttacagctATCTTATTTGGtgtaaagtagtatctcattgtggttctgattttcattttcttgatgactaacgatgttgagcatcttatcATGGGCTTATTGGCTGTCTCTAtaacttctttgaagaaatgtctactcaaatccttggcccatttttaaattgggttgtttgtctttttcatggctgagttgtaagagttctttatatattctagttaCTAGATCTTGActctatgatttgcaaatattttctcccattctgtgtgttatcttttcactttcttgatagtgtcctttgatgtacaaaagttttaaatttggaTGAAGTTCcacttatctattttttcctttattgtgtgtgttttggttGTCAAAGAATGTAGGATTTGTACTCTCATTTTGTAGAATGCCCCTTAGTTTGGATTTGTCAGTCTCTCCGTGAATAGTTTCAGGTTATGTATCATCTTCTTTAACTGTCTTCACACCCCTGGAGGGAGGCACTGTTACCCTGTGTTGACTCCCAGAATTCACTGGCTCTCCTGAGGTCACATCACCACGGCACAGGTGAGCAGGTTTTAGCCCAGCCTTCACCATCTTCAGGGCCTCAGCCCCTGAGAGCagccattttctcccttttctgggATTGCTGGCCACCTCTGCTGCTTGCAGAACCAGGTTCAAGGCAGCAGGGGAAATGTGACCCCTGCCCAGGAGCTGGTGGGAAAGGTGAAGCCCCTGTGGAAAATTCCGAGGACAGCAATGAGGCTGATGCCCACCTGTCGACCCTTTCCCTACAGTTGGGTGTTCCTGGTGAAGAAGGGTTACCAAGACACCGACACCTCCCTGCAGAGCAGCATTATCACCAAAGTCAAGGGTGTGACCTTCACCAACACATCTGAGCTTGGGGAGCGGCTTTGGGATGTTGCCGACTATGTCATCCCACCCCAGGTCTGAGTCCCATGCAGCACTGGGGCCTGGGCTGGCAGGGCCTGGCTCAGGGTGGGACACATAGGAAGGTGCTCAGCTACCTAGGGACTCCCTTGGCCCAGGACAGCTGCCAGGGTTTGGACAGTGACCCTGCCCAGCAACTTCCTCCCTGACTGTGTCTATGGGACCACTCCCTTCCCAATAAACCCTGAGCCTGTAGAAACCAAATAGGGCCCCAAGAACGCTCAGGTCAGTGTGAGTCAAGTGGCCTGGCAACAGAGAACCGCTTCCTTGTATTAGCCACTGACTGCCCTTGGGAATGGCTCCCTGGCCTTTTCCCAATCGGCCTGGGCCAGGGCCTTGGCCACCCTGCCTGGGCCTCTTCTCCCAGATCTGGGCTTGGATCCCAGGGACTGAGCTCAGAATAGGAATTCATGCAGGGGGCAGTTTGGGATTGTGGCCCTGAAAGGGACCTATCCAAGGATGTCTACTCAGAGACTTCAAAGTCAGTGGGCAAAATCTGCTGATTTTGTGGCCCCATTGTCCTCAACACCTATGCAGACACCCAACCCCTGCCAGGAAGCCTGGGAACGAGGGTCCccaagagggaaggaggatgtCCCTCAACTCCTCTTTGGTTCCTCAGGGAGAGAACGTCTTCTTCGTAGTCACCAACTTGATTGTGACCCCCAACCAGCGGCAGGAAACCTGTGCTGAGGTTTGATGGGGTGCAGAAagctggggagggggtaggagagCTTCCAGCAGTGGTTGGGGTCCACCCATCTCCCGAAGCAGGGGTTTCTATCTCCTCTAAGTGCCCCAGGGGATACGTGTGCCAGAGCATGTACCTGCATCGctttgggggagaagcaggttctcaaAGGGTGTCTAGCCCCACTCAGGGGAGGAACACCTGTCCTAATTCCTGGGGTGGGACCTGGTTCTGAACTGGGGCCCCTGCGGGGAAATCcccccacccaggtgtcctttctTTCTGGCAGAGTGAAAGCATTCCGGACGCCTGGTGCTACACTGACAGTGACTGTCCTTCTGGGGACCCTGTTGTGGCTGGAAATGGTGAGGCCTGGAATAGCTAGGAgcaaagtggggaggggagccaggaggCTTCGAGCATTGTCTCAGTCCCAATCCTGCAGGAGTGAAGACTGGACGCTGCCTTCGGGTGGGGAACATGCAAAGGGGCACCTGTGAGATCTTCGCCTGGTGCCCAGTGGAGACGAAGTCCAGGCCAGTGTGAGTGGCTCTAGCCTCGGGACCCTGAAGAGCATCTGGGCAGAGACTGGTTCTCAGCCTGATGGTGGAGACACGTCTACTCTGGATCCCCTTTCCGAGGAAACCCGACAAAGCCCCAGGACCACCCCAACATGATCAAATTAATGGTCCTTGGCAAAGGCTCCAGGGGATCCAGGGGGCAGGCAGGTCTCGGCCCTGTCACAGGCCTGGGGGATGTACAAAGGGAACAGGGGCAGGCCCTCCTGGACAGGCTGTCCTGGCTTGGTTTTCAGGAAGCCACTCCTGGGCAAGGCTGAAGACTTCACCGtttatataaagaacttcatCCGTTTCCCCAAATTCAACTTCTCCAAGTACGTGGGACTTGGTTACTGGGGATCTGGGGCCTGCCTCCTTGTCACTGTGCATGGGGCTGTGTGCCTGGTGTATGGGTTTATGTGACATCCGTGTGTGCGCGAACCACTGGGTGAGGCTGGAGCACCCCTTCCTCTTGTTGTGGGAATGGGGTTCTGTCCTTGAATGCAGTAGGTTTTGGGGGGGACTACTAAGGGGATAGTAGTCAGGACTTGAGGCTAAAGTCAGGGACTCAGCCTGGGCCAGGGAAAGGCCCAGTGATGTCTGGGTCAAGCTGTCTCTGGCCTGGGAATGGCCCGTTTCAGCCTCATGTCACTATACGTTCATGGCCTCCAGGACCAACGTGCTGGACACCAAAGACAGAGCCTTCCTGAAGTCCTGTCAGTTTGGCCCCAAGAACCCCTACTGCCCCATCTTCCGCCTGGGATCTGTGGTCAGCTGGACGGGGAGCAACTTCCAGGAGATAGCCCTGCAGGTAGGTGCTGTGCACCGAGGGAGCCGTGCCTGGGGGCCCCGGGGGCCCAAGAGCTCTGGGTCTGGGCTCTGTCACAAAGAGGGAGACTCCTGGAGTGGGATGGACAAAGTCCATCAGAATTAGTCTTCAGACTAATTCTTCAGAAGACTAAGTCTTCAGAATTGTCTTCAGAATTAGTATGACACACAGCCTGTCAGAACTCAGGCACTCAGTGGCAGGCACACTGAGCCCCTGCTGTTTGGTTCTCAGTCCTTGGGGCATCCGTGGAAACTGAGCCAGAAGAAGCCCCACTGGCACATCCTCGCTCTTGGATGAGGTGCCCATCCCATTGTAGGTGCTCACTCATGGAAGCATGGAACAGGAGAGTTCTGGGGTTGGGCGCTCTAGGCAGTGTGCTTTTCTCGGCCACTCCAAAAGTGGGGCTAGGACCCTGGAACTTCCACCTTTTTCCTGGAAGGACGCTCCAGTGGGCCTGACCCTTGGCCTGAGTACTTTCCCGGTCTTGTCCAGCTCCCTGTGAGGAGCTGGTCTGTGTCTTCTTCCATAAAGTTCTGTGCACTGATTCCTGTCTCTTCTTTGTCAGGGTGGTGTGATAGGAATTCAGATTGAATGGGACTGTGATCTTGATAAAGCTCCTTCTGAGTGCAACCCTCACTATTCTTTTAGCCGTCTGGACAACAAATTCTCGGAAAACTCAATCTCCTCTGGGTACAACTTCAGGTAAGTGGGGCAGAGTTGTTGTCTTGTTATGCTGATCACATTTTGTCCTCTCCTGGGTGTCAGCACTCTGACATTCCTTACTGGGCATGGGTATTAGAGTGggaagtagagggagaaagagctgaGGAGAGATGAGGGATGGCAGGCAGGGGCATcactgggagaggagagaagtttCTGTCCCCCTCTGGGCTCACTGGGAAGCTGAGGCTTGGCTTCTTAGCTGGGTCACCTTCCTCAGTGCTTTGGTGGCCCTGGGTTGGCCCAGCATGTCATGGGAAAGCCCTAGCCTCTTAGAGAATGTCTGTAAGGATTTTAAGTATCTGGATGAATCTTTACCACAGTTTTAGCATGAGGATCCATAACCTCCCCCATGGCTGCCAAGAGCAGGGGCTTGGGGGTTCTTATAAATCTCCAAGGCAGCCAAGTGCACTTTGCCAAGCTGGGAAGGTCTCCACTAGGTTTGCCAAATATTACCGAGATGGAGCTGGAGTGGAGTTCCGCACGCTGATGAAAGCCTATGGGATCCGCTTTGATGTGATGGTGAATGGCAAGGTGTGTGCGGTGATCTCCCATCCTGAGGCTgggcaggtctggggtggggcatGCTGGAGTCCCTAGGGAGCCTACTgtctgccctccccgcccccgccccatgTTCAGTCTGCTTTGTTTCTCTGTGCTCCAGGCAGGGAAGTTCAGCATCATCCCCACCATCATCAACATTGGCTCCGGGGTGGCGCTCATGGGTGCTGTGAGTACTCCCCCTCTTCACCTGAACCCTCTGAGCACTGGCCGGGGAGGGGGAAGCTGCTCGAGACGTGCCGTGCTGATGCTTCAGAAGAATGAGAGCAGGCAACGTAGGTGGGATGCAGGTCAGACTTTCTGGGACCTGACACCTGCCAGGAGCTCCCAAGTGGCAGTGACTGCCAGAGTTTCTACTTCCAGAGCCAGAGAAGCACCTGCCTGTGGCTCAAgctcagggctgggctgggctcctcTGGGATCCTGGGTCAGTCCCTGAATTTCCAAAACCTCATCTCCACTGCTGCTAAAAAGAGGCAGGACCCAGCTATATACAGGGCTTCTC includes the following:
- the P2RX5 gene encoding P2X purinoceptor 5 isoform X2 — its product is MLFTSFTSCALGPSSPGLSFPIYSIYPTPTPGLLWEEKKWGCWRSSTSYSPLLAPAPPAPVSAFRLGGLTGGPAPQECPRRRVSSSREEEEGEAAARSPPSTPGPRPPSGVFRSVASSGPRPRALPALPASGPARPPRRPCRLEPRPREPQCPAARGRRGSGGERRLPCGTRVEARAAGAGDKAPWGRRAARGFPSRCSTTRPRSMSSPRTRSWVFLVKKGYQDTDTSLQSSIITKVKGVTFTNTSELGERLWDVADYVIPPQGENVFFVVTNLIVTPNQRQETCAESESIPDAWCYTDSDCPSGDPVVAGNGVKTGRCLRVGNMQRGTCEIFAWCPVETKSRPVKPLLGKAEDFTVYIKNFIRFPKFNFSKTNVLDTKDRAFLKSCQFGPKNPYCPIFRLGSVVSWTGSNFQEIALQGGVIGIQIEWDCDLDKAPSECNPHYSFSRLDNKFSENSISSGYNFRFAKYYRDGAGVEFRTLMKAYGIRFDVMVNGKAGKFSIIPTIINIGSGVALMGAGAFFCDLVLIYFIKKSHFYRDKKYEEVRSGHLGNGKVDAEQLQNLQTAEA
- the P2RX5 gene encoding P2X purinoceptor 5 isoform X3, whose translation is MLFTSFTSCALGPSSPGLSFPIYSIYPTPTPGLLWEEKKWGCWRSSTSYSPLLAPAPPAPVSAFRLGGLTGGPAPQECPRRRVSSSREEEEGEAAARSPPSTPGPRPPSGVFRSVASSGPRPRALPALPASGPARPPRRPCRLEPRPREPQCPAARGRRGSGGERRLPCGTRVEARAAGAGDKAPWGRRAARGFPSRCSTTRPRSMSSPRTRSWVFLVKKGYQDTDTSLQSSIITKVKGVTFTNTSELGERLWDVADYVIPPQGENVFFVVTNLIVTPNQRQETCAESESIPDAWCYTDSDCPSGDPVVAGNGVKTGRCLRVGNMQRGTCEIFAWCPVETKSRPVKPLLGKAEDFTVYIKNFIRFPKFNFSKTNVLDTKDRAFLKSCQFGPKNPYCPIFRLGSVVSWTGSNFQEIALQGGVIGIQIEWDCDLDKAPSECNPHYSFSRLDNKFSENSISSGYNFRELSSVTWYLSTSSRRAIFTETRSTRK
- the P2RX5 gene encoding P2X purinoceptor 5 isoform X4, producing the protein MGQAGCKGLSQSLFDYKTEKYVIAKNKKVGLLYRLLQVSILTYLVVWVFLVKKGYQDTDTSLQSSIITKVKGVTFTNTSELGERLWDVADYVIPPQGENVFFVVTNLIVTPNQRQETCAESESIPDAWCYTDSDCPSGDPVVAGNGVKTGRCLRVGNMQRGTCEIFAWCPVETKSRPVKPLLGKAEDFTVYIKNFIRFPKFNFSKTNVLDTKDRAFLKSCQFGPKNPYCPIFRLGSVVSWTGSNFQEIALQGGVIGIQIEWDCDLDKAPSECNPHYSFSRLDNKFSENSISSGYNFRFAKYYRDGAGVEFRTLMKAYGIRFDVMVNGKAGKFSIIPTIINIGSGVALMGAGAFFCDLVLIYFIKKSHFYRDKKYEEVRILRVPPGLAESSQQGRTPEAEEAEQPEVHHGGGSQKGNGCPCQQLLEPVRSGHLGNGKVDAEQLQNLQTAEA